The following proteins are co-located in the Bacillus pumilus genome:
- the sspJ gene encoding small acid-soluble spore protein SspJ produces the protein MSFFQKDKKAKSEKDHKQVDQLLEEASKELAGDPLQEAVQKKKNNHQ, from the coding sequence ATGTCATTTTTCCAAAAGGATAAAAAGGCGAAAAGTGAGAAAGACCACAAGCAGGTAGATCAGCTGTTAGAAGAAGCAAGTAAAGAACTAGCAGGCGATCCGCTTCAGGAAGCTGTACAAAAGAAGAAAAACAATCATCAATAA
- a CDS encoding MarR family winged helix-turn-helix transcriptional regulator: MSNADILKEIVLVHYEVSRKLNRKLLELEKDITPPQIYALSILIQGKVSDAEELKQRLSLNPGAASIALNKLSEQGYIQRERDKEDHSLVRLEATEKGLAIYEKHTRIFGKVIQHMMSDFTEEDLKTFLTYLQKMRQTFHDE, translated from the coding sequence ATGAGTAATGCAGACATTTTAAAAGAAATTGTTCTTGTACATTATGAAGTCAGCCGTAAATTAAACCGCAAGTTACTTGAGTTAGAAAAAGACATCACCCCTCCGCAGATTTATGCGCTCTCTATTTTGATACAAGGAAAAGTATCAGATGCCGAAGAGCTGAAGCAAAGACTCTCTTTAAACCCAGGTGCAGCCTCTATTGCACTCAATAAATTAAGCGAACAGGGCTATATTCAAAGAGAACGAGACAAGGAAGACCATTCACTTGTCAGGTTAGAAGCCACGGAAAAAGGGCTGGCCATTTACGAAAAGCATACACGCATTTTTGGTAAGGTGATTCAGCATATGATGTCAGACTTCACAGAGGAAGATTTAAAAACCTTTTTGACTTATTTGCAAAAAATGAGACAGACCTTTCATGATGAATGA
- a CDS encoding metal-dependent hydrolase yields MTGKTHIMGGIAASTAAAYYYGLDPVTMAAAGSAGALIPDLCHTKSKIGRKFPLLSTLISSVFGHRTFTHSLLFLLIIYFIATTYIPNDSLSIGLLVGMASHLILDAGTVNGIKFLFPATIKVRLPVYVKTGSTGEQVVLAALTIVTCYYIAVICGISIPLQF; encoded by the coding sequence ATGACAGGAAAAACACATATCATGGGCGGAATTGCCGCCTCCACAGCCGCCGCCTACTACTACGGACTCGACCCAGTCACTATGGCTGCTGCTGGATCAGCAGGTGCCCTTATCCCTGATCTTTGTCATACGAAAAGTAAAATCGGCAGGAAATTCCCGCTGCTCTCGACACTGATTAGTAGTGTGTTCGGTCATCGCACCTTTACACACAGTTTATTATTTCTGCTGATCATTTATTTTATTGCGACCACATACATTCCAAATGACAGCCTAAGTATCGGTTTACTAGTTGGGATGGCGAGCCACCTCATCCTTGATGCAGGAACAGTGAACGGCATTAAATTTTTGTTCCCAGCTACCATCAAAGTACGTCTTCCAGTCTATGTCAAAACAGGCAGCACAGGAGAACAAGTCGTACTAGCTGCTCTCACAATCGTCACCTGCTATTACATCGCTGTCATCTGCGGAATATCCATCCCATTGCAGTTCTAA
- a CDS encoding LTA synthase family protein, translating to MKAFFKDHWFLVYSILFMWMKTYIIYQFGFHIRTANLFHEWLLLINPLSFLLPLFGIALFLNETKQKVFLLTANFILTAILISNTIFYGFYIDFITIPVLFQAKNMGDMGSSMTELFHPLFVLMLIDFLVLAWLLKRKPLAPKASFKTIKTYYAVCCSFLLFHVSSAMMDHPRFLTSSYDREVIVRNLGLFQFHLYDGAAQTARIGQKAFADEDTLSTVANYTKADYSAPNEDYFGLAKGKNVVFISLESTQQFVVDQKVNGQYITPFLNQLAKKSFYFDEFYQQTEQGKTSDSEFIVANSLYPSSSGAVFFTASDNEYDTLYKELKKQNYQSVQFHANNKTFWNRDVMYESLGIDRFYDVDSFDVNEHNSTGWGLKDIDFFDQSIDYLKKLKTPYYSTFITLTNHFPFEIDPKDQFIDEYDSSSTILNRYVTTVRYQDEAIKTFFDRMKEEGLYENTMFVLMGDHYGISEAHHEAMAELLEQDEITPLDAVKLQRVPFLIYIPGITDQAPQTISETAGQMDVKPTLLHLLGIESKDAIQFGNDLFSNERTPFAVLRNGNFITDDYLYTKNTCYDQKTKEPVEQDEVCQPYIEKANKELSLSDKVINGNLLRFYQH from the coding sequence ATGAAAGCGTTTTTCAAAGATCACTGGTTTTTAGTGTACTCCATCCTCTTCATGTGGATGAAAACATACATCATTTATCAATTCGGATTTCATATACGAACGGCCAATCTGTTTCACGAATGGCTGCTTTTGATCAATCCACTCAGCTTTTTGCTCCCTTTGTTTGGGATTGCTCTTTTTTTAAATGAAACCAAACAAAAGGTTTTTTTATTGACCGCAAATTTTATTCTGACAGCCATCTTGATATCAAATACGATCTTTTATGGTTTTTATATTGATTTCATTACCATTCCCGTGTTATTTCAAGCCAAGAACATGGGGGATATGGGCAGCAGCATGACTGAGTTGTTCCACCCGCTGTTTGTCCTGATGCTCATTGATTTCTTGGTGCTGGCATGGCTGTTAAAGCGTAAACCATTAGCACCAAAAGCGTCATTCAAAACGATCAAAACGTATTATGCGGTCTGTTGCAGCTTTCTATTGTTTCATGTCAGCTCAGCCATGATGGATCATCCTCGATTTCTGACAAGCTCTTATGATCGAGAAGTCATCGTACGAAACCTTGGGCTGTTCCAATTCCACCTGTATGACGGCGCTGCCCAAACGGCGCGTATTGGACAAAAAGCCTTTGCAGATGAAGATACCCTTTCAACAGTAGCCAACTATACAAAGGCTGATTACAGTGCACCAAACGAAGACTACTTTGGACTTGCTAAAGGCAAGAACGTCGTGTTCATCTCACTTGAATCAACGCAGCAATTTGTCGTTGACCAAAAGGTGAATGGACAATACATCACACCCTTTTTAAATCAACTGGCCAAAAAGAGCTTTTATTTTGATGAATTTTATCAGCAGACAGAGCAAGGGAAGACATCGGATTCAGAGTTTATTGTCGCAAATTCCCTCTATCCATCTAGCAGTGGCGCTGTCTTTTTCACAGCGAGTGACAACGAATATGACACGTTATACAAGGAATTGAAAAAACAGAATTATCAATCCGTCCAATTTCATGCGAATAATAAAACGTTTTGGAATCGTGATGTGATGTATGAATCGCTTGGGATTGATCGCTTTTATGATGTCGATTCGTTTGATGTCAATGAACATAATTCGACTGGCTGGGGCTTAAAGGATATCGACTTTTTTGATCAATCCATTGATTATTTAAAGAAGTTGAAGACTCCTTATTACAGCACGTTCATTACATTGACTAATCACTTTCCATTTGAAATCGATCCAAAGGATCAATTTATTGATGAATATGATTCGTCTAGCACCATTTTAAACCGCTATGTGACGACCGTCCGCTATCAAGATGAAGCCATTAAGACATTTTTTGACCGCATGAAAGAAGAAGGACTGTATGAAAATACGATGTTCGTCCTTATGGGTGATCACTATGGCATCTCAGAGGCACATCATGAGGCGATGGCCGAGCTGCTCGAGCAGGATGAAATCACACCGTTGGATGCTGTCAAACTACAGCGGGTGCCATTTTTAATCTACATTCCTGGTATCACGGATCAAGCACCGCAGACAATATCAGAAACAGCCGGCCAAATGGACGTGAAACCGACACTCCTCCATTTGCTTGGGATTGAATCCAAGGATGCCATTCAATTTGGAAATGACTTATTTTCTAACGAACGTACGCCTTTCGCTGTTTTGCGAAATGGGAACTTTATTACAGATGATTATCTCTATACAAAGAACACCTGCTATGACCAAAAAACAAAAGAGCCTGTTGAACAAGATGAGGTTTGTCAGCCTTATATAGAAAAAGCCAATAAAGAGCTTTCCTTATCAGACAAAGTGATCAATGGGAATTTACTGCGTTTTTATCAGCATTAA
- the modA gene encoding molybdate ABC transporter substrate-binding protein — protein sequence MKYTFLAFITLCLLLTGCQTEMKSSHTSKKTELVISAAASLQDALKEIESAFNDQHPNVTLTNNFGSSGALKQQIAQGATADLFFSAAEEPFDELVQSGDIDQDHTKDAIQNELVLIVPKESSSSIKSFQDVQHVKGKIALGTPESVPAGTYGKEIFTKLNIWDQVKKNAVYGKDVRQVLSYVETGNVEAGVVYKTDALVSKKGKIVAEANPDMHSPIIYPVGIVKGTEHLEEAKVFFQYLQSDTAASIFKKYGFQVK from the coding sequence ATGAAGTATACATTCTTAGCCTTCATCACCCTATGTTTGCTCCTAACCGGATGTCAAACAGAGATGAAGTCATCACATACGAGCAAAAAGACGGAGCTTGTGATTTCAGCAGCTGCAAGCCTTCAAGATGCATTAAAGGAAATTGAATCCGCCTTTAACGATCAGCATCCGAACGTCACATTAACAAATAATTTTGGGTCATCAGGCGCACTGAAGCAGCAAATCGCTCAAGGAGCAACAGCTGATCTCTTTTTCTCTGCGGCTGAGGAGCCCTTCGATGAACTTGTCCAGTCTGGAGACATCGATCAGGATCATACAAAGGATGCCATACAAAATGAGCTTGTCCTCATAGTGCCAAAAGAAAGCTCTTCCTCTATCAAAAGCTTTCAAGACGTCCAGCACGTAAAAGGAAAGATTGCTCTCGGTACACCTGAATCTGTTCCTGCTGGTACATACGGAAAAGAGATTTTCACAAAGCTGAACATATGGGATCAAGTGAAAAAGAACGCTGTCTACGGTAAAGATGTGCGTCAAGTTCTAAGCTACGTAGAAACAGGGAATGTGGAAGCAGGTGTTGTGTATAAGACAGACGCCCTCGTTTCCAAAAAAGGAAAGATTGTAGCTGAGGCAAATCCGGACATGCATTCCCCCATCATTTATCCAGTAGGAATTGTAAAAGGGACAGAACATTTAGAGGAAGCCAAGGTATTTTTTCAATATCTCCAATCAGATACAGCCGCATCAATTTTTAAAAAGTACGGCTTTCAAGTGAAATAA
- the modB gene encoding molybdate ABC transporter permease subunit, with product MPMLTEEFLSPIWLSIQVAVVSGLLATVFGTTIGFWMARTSFKGKMIVETLLMMPLVLPPTVVGFLLLVMFGKHSVIGRAIEWIFHQPVIFTWWAAVIASTVVAFPLMYQSAKAGFSTIESDIEGAAKVDGAHSFQVFAYITVPLALPSLLSGSVLSFARALGEFGATLMFAGNIPGKTQTLPTAIYVAIDSGRMELAWAWTICIVILSFIMLLAVRRSST from the coding sequence ATGCCTATGCTGACTGAAGAATTTTTATCTCCTATTTGGCTGTCGATTCAAGTTGCCGTCGTCAGCGGACTATTGGCTACTGTTTTTGGAACAACGATCGGCTTTTGGATGGCGCGAACATCTTTTAAGGGGAAAATGATCGTTGAAACGCTCCTCATGATGCCGCTTGTCCTCCCACCAACGGTCGTAGGGTTTTTATTGCTTGTCATGTTCGGAAAGCATAGTGTGATTGGACGCGCCATTGAATGGATCTTCCATCAGCCTGTCATCTTCACATGGTGGGCGGCAGTCATTGCATCAACGGTTGTGGCTTTCCCGCTCATGTATCAATCAGCAAAAGCGGGGTTTTCTACGATTGAGTCAGACATTGAAGGTGCTGCAAAAGTAGACGGTGCTCATTCATTCCAAGTCTTTGCCTATATCACCGTACCACTCGCCCTGCCTTCCCTGCTGTCAGGCAGCGTCCTCAGCTTTGCCAGGGCCCTTGGAGAATTTGGGGCGACCTTAATGTTTGCCGGCAACATCCCAGGGAAAACCCAAACACTCCCAACCGCTATCTATGTGGCCATCGATTCTGGACGAATGGAGCTTGCTTGGGCTTGGACGATTTGTATTGTGATATTGTCTTTTATCATGCTGCTGGCTGTGCGCCGAAGCAGCACGTAA
- a CDS encoding aldo/keto reductase, with amino-acid sequence MVKSLNDTVTLNNGVEMPWFGLGVFKVEDGNQVVDAVKAAIRNGYRSIDTAAVYKNETGVGKAIKESGVKREELFITSKVWNTDQGYDKALAAFDASLNRLGLDYLDLYLIHWPGPNADTFKETWRALEKLYKDGKVRAIGVSNFYVQHLEELLKDAEVVPAVNQVEFHPKLTLVELRQYAKEKGIQIEAWSPLMQGKLLDHDILKDIAARCNKSVAQVILRWDLQSGVVTIPKSINEERIKQNADIFDFELSQEDMEKIDALNNNERVGSNPETMTVGFE; translated from the coding sequence ATGGTTAAAAGCTTGAATGATACCGTAACACTGAATAACGGAGTGGAAATGCCTTGGTTTGGTTTAGGTGTATTCAAAGTGGAGGACGGCAATCAAGTGGTAGATGCCGTAAAAGCAGCCATACGAAACGGATATCGCAGCATTGATACGGCTGCCGTTTATAAAAATGAGACAGGCGTAGGGAAAGCCATTAAAGAATCTGGTGTGAAACGAGAAGAATTATTCATTACGTCTAAAGTATGGAACACAGATCAAGGCTATGACAAGGCGCTAGCTGCTTTTGATGCAAGCTTAAATCGTTTAGGTCTTGATTACTTAGACCTATATTTGATCCATTGGCCTGGACCAAACGCAGATACATTTAAAGAAACATGGCGTGCGCTTGAGAAGCTTTATAAAGATGGAAAAGTCAGAGCCATTGGCGTCAGCAACTTCTATGTTCAGCATTTAGAAGAGCTGTTAAAAGATGCTGAGGTTGTCCCAGCGGTGAACCAAGTTGAGTTTCATCCGAAACTGACACTTGTCGAATTACGTCAATATGCAAAAGAAAAAGGCATTCAAATTGAAGCGTGGTCTCCGCTTATGCAAGGAAAGCTGCTAGATCATGACATATTGAAGGACATTGCGGCACGCTGCAACAAATCTGTTGCTCAAGTCATCTTGCGCTGGGATCTGCAAAGCGGCGTCGTGACAATTCCAAAATCAATCAATGAAGAACGCATTAAACAAAACGCAGACATTTTTGACTTCGAGCTTTCTCAAGAAGACATGGAAAAAATCGATGCATTAAATAATAACGAGCGCGTCGGCTCGAATCCAGAGACGATGACGGTTGGGTTTGAATAA
- a CDS encoding ROK family protein: MAYYGAIEAGGTKFCCAIGNEYGEIVEEWTIPTEQPEKTLQKLIPFFRKYEIEALGVGSFGPICVQKDDPSYGYIMNTPKVEWKHYPFIPELQKQLGVPVSFTTDVNAAALGELTKGAAKGLNSCMYITVGTGIGAGAVVKNELLHGHSHPEMGHILVRQHESDQFAGVCPAHGTCLEGLAAGPAIEKRWGKPAKELTQEESVWALEADYLAQALMQYTLILSPERIIMGGGVMKQSQLFPLIREKLAAYVNDYVDLPPLDTYIVSPGLEDKAGMTGALLLAIEAKRNA; the protein is encoded by the coding sequence ATGGCGTATTATGGAGCAATTGAAGCTGGAGGTACAAAGTTTTGTTGTGCAATTGGCAATGAGTATGGGGAAATTGTAGAGGAATGGACGATTCCTACAGAGCAACCAGAAAAAACATTGCAAAAGCTCATTCCATTTTTTCGAAAATATGAAATTGAAGCATTAGGGGTCGGCTCTTTTGGACCGATCTGTGTTCAAAAGGACGATCCTTCTTACGGTTATATCATGAACACGCCGAAGGTCGAATGGAAGCATTACCCGTTCATCCCGGAGCTACAGAAACAATTAGGAGTACCTGTGTCCTTTACAACAGATGTAAATGCGGCAGCATTGGGTGAATTGACAAAAGGGGCAGCCAAAGGGCTGAACAGCTGTATGTATATCACAGTTGGCACCGGTATTGGTGCCGGAGCTGTTGTGAAAAATGAGCTTCTTCATGGTCATTCACATCCAGAAATGGGACATATCCTTGTCAGGCAGCATGAATCAGACCAGTTTGCAGGTGTCTGCCCAGCGCACGGTACTTGCTTAGAAGGACTGGCAGCTGGACCAGCGATTGAGAAAAGGTGGGGAAAGCCGGCCAAAGAGCTCACTCAGGAAGAATCGGTTTGGGCACTTGAAGCGGATTATTTGGCACAGGCATTGATGCAATACACGCTCATTTTAAGCCCAGAACGGATCATTATGGGCGGAGGCGTGATGAAGCAAAGCCAGCTATTTCCGCTCATTCGAGAGAAGCTTGCTGCATATGTAAATGATTATGTAGACTTGCCGCCGCTTGATACATACATTGTCTCTCCTGGACTTGAGGACAAGGCTGGCATGACAGGCGCTTTGCTTTTAGCCATCGAAGCGAAGAGAAACGCCTGA
- a CDS encoding Na+/H+ antiporter translates to MEIFLAVLVLLALIASSNIINRFLPFIPVPLIQVGLGILVAAFPSGLHISLNPELFFVLFIAPLLFNDGKRTPRDELWKLRAPILLLALGLVFATVIVAGYTIHWMIPSIPLPAAFALAAILSPTDVVAVSALSSRVNMPKGIMRLLEGEGLMNDASGLVAFKFAIAATVTGAFSIAEASFSFVLIAAGGLLTGFILSFFIIRFRYFLRRLGMDDVTMHIILQILTPFVIYLAAEEIGVSGILAVVAGGVTHAIEQDRMEGNLAKLQIASSNTWNIILFILNGLVFVLLGLQIPDVSTVIFQDEAFNNMQVISYILIITLCLMVLRFLWVWLFWAGNWSVTKKQNVKKPKLRASMLMTFSGVRGAVTLAGAFSIPFTLADGSPFPERHLIIFLAAGVILCTLILASVLLPILSENKDKQVAVDLNTKIQHAKRKLLRSAIKTLREGMNEDNREVSLALINDYRMKLRNIQREPYQFGMRKQERKIRLHGIKAEQMKLQQLIDEEKLDKEEAYELQERFHELEMLYSNSFKIRFSKVKFLRLLQWLQLWRPDERVSSGILENEESYKQIRKKTAEAAVDSIKQHMTDENKQTCHQVIGFYNQVIFRCEHGPSFFQQKDRAFDRKKKELNFQAVQTIRNEIQTLYEDGEINRDIAHHLREYINDMEAVLLTNT, encoded by the coding sequence GTGGAGATTTTTCTGGCAGTGCTCGTACTATTAGCACTCATTGCATCATCTAATATTATCAATCGTTTTCTGCCCTTTATTCCAGTTCCGTTAATCCAAGTGGGCTTAGGGATATTGGTCGCAGCTTTTCCTTCAGGTTTACATATTTCTTTAAATCCTGAGCTATTTTTCGTGTTATTCATTGCGCCGCTTTTATTTAATGACGGGAAGCGGACCCCAAGGGATGAGCTATGGAAATTAAGAGCGCCTATTCTTCTCTTAGCACTTGGTTTAGTGTTTGCAACAGTTATTGTAGCGGGATATACCATTCATTGGATGATTCCAAGCATTCCGCTTCCAGCCGCATTTGCGCTTGCAGCGATTCTTTCACCAACAGATGTGGTCGCAGTGAGTGCCTTATCCAGCCGTGTAAATATGCCAAAAGGCATCATGAGGCTGCTTGAAGGGGAAGGGCTGATGAACGATGCATCAGGACTTGTCGCCTTTAAATTTGCCATTGCTGCAACTGTTACTGGGGCTTTTTCAATTGCTGAGGCATCCTTTAGCTTTGTCCTTATTGCCGCTGGCGGATTATTGACTGGATTTATTCTATCCTTTTTTATCATTCGTTTCCGCTATTTCCTCCGCCGTTTAGGAATGGACGATGTCACAATGCACATCATCCTGCAAATCCTTACGCCATTTGTGATATATCTAGCAGCTGAAGAAATCGGCGTATCCGGCATTTTAGCGGTTGTTGCTGGTGGTGTGACGCATGCAATTGAGCAAGATCGAATGGAAGGGAATTTAGCAAAACTGCAAATTGCTTCTTCAAACACATGGAATATTATTTTATTTATTTTAAACGGCCTTGTTTTCGTTTTACTTGGATTGCAGATTCCGGATGTATCCACAGTCATTTTCCAAGATGAAGCATTTAATAATATGCAGGTCATCAGTTACATTTTAATCATTACACTCTGTCTCATGGTTCTAAGATTCTTATGGGTATGGCTGTTCTGGGCAGGTAACTGGAGTGTAACGAAAAAGCAGAATGTGAAAAAACCGAAGCTGCGCGCTTCGATGCTGATGACATTCTCTGGTGTTCGTGGTGCTGTCACTTTAGCAGGTGCCTTCTCAATACCATTTACGCTTGCGGACGGATCACCATTCCCCGAGCGGCATTTGATTATTTTCCTCGCAGCAGGCGTGATCTTATGTACACTCATTTTAGCTAGTGTGCTCTTGCCTATTTTATCTGAGAATAAAGATAAGCAAGTTGCTGTGGACTTAAATACAAAGATTCAGCATGCGAAACGGAAGCTGCTGAGAAGTGCCATTAAAACCTTAAGAGAGGGAATGAATGAGGACAATAGGGAAGTGTCACTTGCACTCATCAATGATTACCGAATGAAGCTGAGAAATATTCAGCGTGAACCATACCAATTTGGGATGAGAAAACAGGAACGAAAAATCAGATTGCATGGAATTAAAGCAGAGCAAATGAAGCTTCAGCAATTAATTGATGAAGAGAAATTAGATAAAGAAGAAGCCTATGAACTGCAAGAGAGATTTCATGAGCTGGAAATGCTGTATTCAAACTCCTTTAAAATTCGTTTTTCAAAAGTGAAGTTTCTGCGCTTGCTTCAATGGCTCCAATTATGGCGGCCGGATGAGCGTGTTTCAAGCGGCATTTTAGAAAACGAGGAATCGTACAAACAAATCCGTAAGAAAACCGCTGAAGCTGCAGTAGATTCGATCAAACAGCATATGACAGATGAAAATAAACAAACATGTCACCAAGTCATTGGTTTTTACAATCAAGTGATTTTCCGCTGTGAACACGGTCCATCTTTCTTTCAGCAAAAAGATCGTGCCTTTGACAGAAAGAAAAAGGAGCTCAACTTCCAAGCTGTACAGACGATTCGAAATGAAATTCAAACCTTATATGAAGATGGCGAAATCAATCGTGATATTGCCCATCATTTAAGGGAGTATATCAATGACATGGAAGCAGTCTTGCTAACCAATACGTGA
- a CDS encoding trimeric intracellular cation channel family protein: MAWEVLSIIGIIAFAISGAIVAMEEEYDILGVYILGIVTAFGGGAIRNLLIGLPVSALWSQGKMFTIALVSITIVFLFPKLLLKHWSTWGNFSDAIGLAAFAIQGALFAVQRELPLSAVIVAAILTGSGGGIVRDLLAGRKPLVLKAEIYAVWAALGGLFVGLGLAQGELALYLLFLILVTCRVCSYLFKWRLPARSYFLNKG; encoded by the coding sequence ATGGCATGGGAAGTCTTAAGTATCATTGGCATTATCGCATTCGCCATTAGTGGTGCGATTGTGGCAATGGAGGAAGAGTACGATATTCTTGGTGTGTACATTTTAGGGATTGTGACAGCATTTGGCGGTGGAGCGATTCGTAATTTATTAATCGGACTCCCGGTATCGGCTTTATGGTCACAGGGCAAGATGTTTACCATTGCCCTTGTGTCGATTACGATTGTGTTTCTATTTCCAAAGCTCTTGCTCAAGCATTGGAGCACATGGGGGAATTTTTCGGATGCCATCGGCTTAGCAGCCTTTGCGATTCAAGGCGCATTATTTGCTGTGCAAAGAGAGCTCCCGCTCAGTGCGGTCATTGTGGCAGCCATTTTGACTGGGAGCGGCGGCGGGATTGTGCGTGATCTCCTGGCAGGGCGCAAGCCGCTTGTTTTAAAAGCGGAGATTTACGCAGTATGGGCAGCACTTGGCGGCTTATTTGTAGGACTTGGTTTAGCCCAAGGAGAGCTCGCACTGTATCTGCTGTTTCTCATCCTCGTCACATGCCGGGTTTGTTCCTACTTATTCAAATGGCGGCTTCCCGCTAGGTCTTATTTTTTAAATAAAGGGTAA
- a CDS encoding disulfide oxidoreductase, producing MKNKLIYLYSAWIVSIVATMSSLYLSEVKKFIPCDLCWFQRIFMYPLVLLLGIATFRGDVKVKYYVLPLAVIGAGFSIYHYMEQKIPGFASIRPCLSGIPCSFDYLNWFGFITIPLLALIAFILIIISMLLLNAKED from the coding sequence ATGAAGAATAAGCTGATTTACTTATACAGCGCTTGGATCGTCTCTATCGTTGCGACGATGAGCAGCCTGTATTTAAGTGAAGTAAAGAAGTTTATCCCATGCGATCTGTGCTGGTTTCAGCGCATTTTCATGTACCCGCTCGTGCTTTTACTTGGAATTGCTACATTCCGGGGCGATGTCAAAGTGAAGTACTACGTTCTGCCTTTGGCAGTGATTGGTGCTGGCTTTTCCATCTATCATTATATGGAACAAAAGATCCCAGGATTTGCATCGATTCGCCCTTGCCTCAGCGGCATTCCTTGTTCCTTTGATTATCTGAATTGGTTTGGTTTTATCACCATTCCACTATTGGCTCTTATTGCATTTATTCTTATCATCATCAGTATGCTGCTGTTAAATGCAAAAGAAGATTGA
- a CDS encoding DsbA family protein encodes MSKKNNQSSSIKFAVILTIVAALLIGLFVVIGNNNSQEAQTVDSKPSIKGQPVMGDKNAAVQIVEFGDYKCPSCKSFETDIFPKLKADYIDKGDVSFSFINLPLPVHGDGAVLAALASEEVWKEDPKNFWAFHEAVYDAQPDSEAEWVTPAKLTELAKKTTKIDTDKLKDNLSKKTYQPELNTDDQLVNKYKVNSTPTIYINNKQVQNFYDYDEIKELIDQELKGKKS; translated from the coding sequence GTGAGTAAAAAAAATAATCAATCTTCATCCATTAAATTTGCTGTCATTTTAACCATCGTCGCAGCTCTTCTCATCGGTCTATTTGTTGTGATTGGGAACAATAACAGCCAAGAAGCACAAACAGTTGACAGTAAGCCTTCTATTAAAGGACAGCCTGTCATGGGGGACAAAAACGCAGCGGTGCAAATCGTCGAGTTTGGGGACTACAAATGTCCGTCATGTAAATCATTTGAAACAGACATTTTCCCGAAACTGAAAGCAGACTACATAGATAAAGGCGATGTATCTTTCTCGTTTATTAACTTACCACTGCCTGTTCATGGAGATGGCGCAGTGTTAGCAGCACTCGCTTCTGAAGAAGTGTGGAAGGAAGACCCAAAAAACTTCTGGGCATTTCATGAAGCTGTCTATGACGCACAGCCAGATAGTGAAGCAGAGTGGGTAACACCTGCTAAGCTGACTGAACTAGCGAAAAAGACAACAAAAATTGATACGGACAAGCTCAAAGACAACTTATCGAAGAAAACGTATCAGCCGGAGCTGAACACGGACGATCAGCTTGTGAACAAATATAAAGTCAATTCAACACCAACGATTTATATTAATAATAAACAAGTCCAAAACTTTTATGACTATGATGAAATCAAGGAATTAATCGATCAGGAACTCAAAGGGAAAAAATCATGA